Below is a genomic region from Deinococcus koreensis.
TGGGCCGCAATTGGTATGAGCCTATATCGATTGGTCAAGATGAGTGAGGAGCCGTCCCCGAACGGTTTGGGCCATATCCCGACGGCCGGTGGAGGTCTGCCATGAGTTGATCGGCAGGACGCTTGGAACGGCTGATCGACTATTGAGAGAATCAGGGCTGAAAGCGTGCCGCTGGGGCAACTTCCTACGTTCTGCTACTCGACCTCTGCCGCCCTAAATACACCTCGCCCCGCGCAGTCAACTTCAGCAAAGTCAGGCTGGGAGCTGGTGAATCGGCGTTGCGGCACAGGCTTTTCAGGGCGCAGGGGCCGCAGGCGCAGCCTTCCTGTTCGGGCTGGGCTTCCTGCACGTAGCCGCCCGTATGCAGGGTCTGGAGCATTCCGCTCAGGGCGTCCTCGGAACTGTCCAGGGCGCGGGCCAGTTCGGCGGGGGTGCGGGGTCCGCCGGCCACCGCGCGCAGGATCATGGCCAGGGGGGCGGCGGTCATGCACGCTCCGAGGTCACAGCAGCCTCAGGGCGAGCTGATAGACCACGAAGGCGGCGACCCAGGCGGTGACGAGCTGGTAGGCCACGGTGATCCAGGCCACGCGCCGTCCGTACTCCTGGGCCAGGGCGCCCACGGTGGCGATGCAGGGGGTATACAGCAGCACGAACACCAGATAGGCCAGTCCGGAGGCCGGGGTGAACGCCTGCGCCAGCGCCGAGGCCAGCGGTGTTTTCGCATCCGCCGTGGTGTCGGTGCCCAGGCTGGGCAGCGCGATTACGGTCGGGATCGCCTGCAGGCTGGCCCGCACGGCGTCCCAGGTGGCGCCCAGGGCCTGCCGGGCGCCCTCCAGCACGCCGAGCGGCGCGGGGGCGGCCGCCTGCTCACCCAGGTAGATCTGCCCCAGCGTGCCCACCACGACCTCCTTGGCGATGAAGCCGGGCACCAGCGCCCCGGTAGCCTGCCAGTTGCCGAAGCCCAGCGGCGCGAAGAGGGGCGACATCGCCTGGCTGACGGTGCCGAAGAGGCTGTCCTGCGGGGCCACGGTGGCGAAGCCCTTGCCCTGCACTACTGGAATCGCCAGCAGCACCCAGACCACGGCCACGGTCGCCATGACGGTCGTGCGGGCGCGCCGGGCGAAGCTGGCGGTGCGGCGCCACGCGTGCTTCCAGAGCACCTTCCAGGCCGGGAATCGGTAGGGCGGCAGCTCCAGCAGCACCCCGCCGCCCTCGACCTTCAGGGCGGTGCGGCGCAGGCCGAGCGCGAAGGCGAAGGCGACCAGCATCCCCAGCACGTATAATGCCCAGACCAACACGCTACCCTGGCGTGGAAACAGCGCGGCGGCGAACACCACGTACACCGGCAATCGCGCCGAACAGCTCATGAAGGGCAGGATCATGCCCACCAGCACGCGATCGGAATGCCGCTCCAGCGTGCGCGTGGCCGAGACCGCCGGCACGTTGCAGCCGAAGCCCAGGATCAGCGGAATGAAGGCCCGGCCATCGAGCCCGATGCCGCGCATCACGCGGTCCATCAGGAAGGCGGCGCGGGCCATGTAGCCGCTGTCTTCCAGAAAGCTCATGGCGAGGTACAGCACCAGCAGCGTGGGCAGGAAGCTGAGCACCGTGCCCACGCCGGGAATGATGGCGCCCACCACCAGGTCGCGGCCCAGCGGAAACCACGAGAGCAGCGCCGAGGCCCAGCCGCTCAGGGTGTCCTGCAGCGGCCCGCCGATCAGGCCCACGAACGGGCTGGCGACGCTGAAGGTGAGCCGGAAGACCAGCAGCACCAGCGCCAGGAACAGCGGGATGCCCAGCAGCGGGTGCAGCGCCAGCGAGTCCAGCCGCTCGCTGAAGGTGCGCCGGGCCTGGGCCCGCGGCACGGCCAGCCGTGCCAGATCGCCCGCGCGGGCGTAGCGGGCCTCGGCAATCTCGATCAGGGCGTCCTGCCCGCCTGTCTCCAGCGCGGCCAGATGGGCGTCGGCGCTGCCCAGCAGGCCCTGGTGCCCGGTGGCGGCCAGCCGCCCGCGCACGCTGGGATCGCCCTCCAGCAGCGCCAGCGCCAGGTAGCGGTGGGCGTGGGGCGGCAGGGTCGGCAGCGCCCCCATACGGGCCATCAGGTCGGCCACCGCCGCCTCGATGGGGGCCGGATAGCGCACGCCGATGCCCAGGCTCGCGCGGCCCAGCACGCCGCTCAGCACCTCGGCGGTGCCCTGGCCCCGGCTGGCGACCGTCTCGACCACCGGCACGCCCAGGCCCCGGGCCAGCGCCCGGGCGTCCACGCTCAGGCCCTTGTCTCTGGCCTCGTCCACCAGATTCAGGGCGACCGCCACGGGCAGCTGGAAATCCATGAGCTGCAGGGTCAGGTACAGGTTGCGTTCCAGATTTCCGGCGTCCAGCACGTTCAGCACGGCGTCCGGGGCCTCGTCCAGCAGGGCGGTGCGGGCGACCAGCTCCTCCGGCGTGTGGGGGCTCAGCGAGTAGGCGCCGGGCAGGTCGAGCAGGTACACGCTGCGGCCCCCGTGCTTCAGGTGAGCCTCGCGCTTCTCGATGGTCACGCCGCCCCAGTTGCCGACCTTCAGGTGGGTGCCCGCCACCGCGTTGATCAGCGTGGTCTTGCCCACGTTGGGATTGCCGACCACCACGATCCGGGGCTCGCGTGCGGCCTGCAGGCGGGTCAGCGTGTCGAGGCAGGCGGCCTCGTCGGGCATCAGGCTCTGGCCCAGGGGGGTCGGGAGGGCGGGGGCGCTCACACCCGCACCCGGATACCGCGCAGATCGGCCTGCCGGAGCGCCAGATCGGTGCCGTTCACGCGCAGCTCCATCGGGTCGCCCAGCGGCGCGCGGCGCACCACAGTCACCGGAGCGCCGCGCACGAAGCCCAGTTCCAGCAGCCTTCGCCGCAGCGGGTGCCGGGGGTCGAGGCCCAGCACATGGGCCGTCTCGCCGGTGGAAAGTTGATCGAGGGTTCGTTCATCCATGCCCGTCTCCCTATACCCGAGCAGAATAGTCGGATTTGGGGATTTGGCAAGGGCAGAAGCCGGGTTCTGATTGAGTCTCACCGGCGGCCTCTCGGCAGGCGATCACGAGCGCTGTTTCGGGTTCACAGGGGCAGGCCCCAGCCCAGTTCCATCAGCTCAGGCACATCAGCTCAGGCCCAGATGAACCTTCAGCCGCCGGTCGAGGTCGGCCAGTTGCGTGGGGGTGAGGCTGCCCAGGTATGCGCCGATGCGGGTGCGGTTCAGCCCACGGATGTAGTTCAGTTGCACCCTACTCGACTCCGGCAGGCCGCAGCTTCCGGCGGGGAGCATCACGTCGAAGGGGTATTCCCGGCTGACGTTGCTCGTGATCGGGGCCACCACCAGATGCGGCAGACTCTCGTTGGCGAGGTTGTTGGTCAGAATCACGGCGGGCCGTGTCCGGGCCGGCTCACCGCTCACGCTGGGCTCGAAGTTCACGGCGTAGAGGTCGCCGCGCCTCACTGGATGTCCTGTGGGTGCTCCTGCATGGGGAACTCCAGCCACTGCTCGGCCTCGGCCTGCGCCTGCGGATCGCTGGCGTAGTCCTGGGCGTAGCGGGCGTAGGCGTCACGGCGTTCCTGCTGCTCCAGCGCCTTCGTGGCGGCCTCGATGGTGGCGCTGAAGGAGGGAAGGCCGTGCTCGCGTTGATACCGCTCGAGAAACCTGAGGACGTGATCTGGAAAGACCACATGCTTGCGGTGGGTCTCCGTCATGTCCATGAGTCTACCCATCGTCGGTGGGCACGATTGTGCACACCTGGGTGTGTCGATCTAAGCCAGCCCCTCCCAGTACGCCCTCAGATCCTCCGGCAGCTCAACCTCCGCCACGACCTGCGCCCCGTCCCAGGGAAAGGCGAGGCGCGAGGCGTGGAGGGCCTGGCGATCCAGCCCCAGCCGCGCCGTCAGCTCGGGCGTCTGCCCGGTCTGCATGAAATCCAGGAACACGGCGGGGTCGCGGCCGTAGATCTTGTCGCCCACCATCGGCAGGCCCAGGTGCGCGAGGTGGGCGCGGATCTGGTGCAGCCGCCCGGAGCGCGGGTAGGCCTCGATCAGCGTGTGCCCGGCGCGGCGGGAGAGCACGCGGAAGTGGGTCACGGCCGGGCGCCCGTCCGGCACGACCGCCTGACGGATCAGGATGCGGTTGGCGCCGCCCAGGCCCAGCTCGCCCAGCGGCGCGTCCAGCACGAAGTCGTCCCAAGTGGGCTGCCCGTGCACGATGGCCTGGTAGGTCTTACCAACCAGATGGGTCTTGAACAGCGTGAAGAAGCGGCGCGCGGCGTCGGTGTCGCGGCTCAGCACCTGGGCGCCGCTGGTCTCGCGGTCGAGGCGGTGGGGCGGCGACAGGCCCTCCTCGCCGGTCTCCTGCTGCATGAAGCTCACCACGTCGGGCACGGGGAAGGCCGAGCGCACCGGGTGGGTCAGCCAGCGCGCGGGCTTGTGCACCACGTAGAAGTCCGGATGCTCCAGCACGATATGGGGTCGTTCTGGAGGGGTCAAATCTCCCACACGCTTCTGTAGTCGCGGCCCCGCAACCGCGCCGAGAGGTCGGTGGCGCGGTCGACAGTGCGTTCCAGGCGGGCGGCCAGCCACTCGCCGGGCACCTCCGGCGCGTCCCAGTGGGCCGAGGTCGCGTAGACGAAATGTGGATTGACCACGCAGCGGAAGTCGGTCATCAGGCCGAAGGCGAAGGCCCCGTGGCTGAGGTAGCCGTGATCCAGCCCGCCCGATACCAGGAAGGTGACGGGGCGGTCGAACCAGGCGCCGTGCAGGCCACGTTCCACGTCCGAGGAGCCGGTCAGCTCCACCAGCGCCTTCACGCCCGAGCCCAGGCCCCAGGTGTACACCGGCACGCCCAGCAGCACGCCGTCGGCCCCGGCGATGGCGGCGTGGTACAGAGCGGCGTGCGGGTGCTCGTAGCAGCCGCCCGGCCCCTGCACGTTGTCGAACGGGGGCAGGGGTGTGGCCCGCAGATCCAGAGAGGTGACCTCGTGGCCCTGGGCCCGCAGCTGCCCGGCCGCCAGGGCACACATCCAGGCGCTGCGGCTCTCGGGGTCGAGGCTGGTGGAGATGACCGTGAACTTCACGCCCCGCAGGGTAGCGCGGAGTTCTCCGTCTACTTCCCGGCCCCCCCCTCGTCCTCGATGGCCTTGAGGTGCGCGATCCGCTGCGGGGTGCCGGGGTGGGACTGCAGCAGGTCGAAGACGCTGGGTTTCTGCGCCTCGCCGTCTCCCCGCTCCTTCTCCAGGCGGCCCAGGATGTCGCGCAGCGGGCGGGTCGTGCCGTACTTCAGCAGCAGGTAGCGGCCCGCGACCTCGTCGGACTGGGTCTCGGCGGCGCGGGAGTAGCCGCCGCGCAGCAGGGCGGCCGGCACCGCCGCCGCGAAGGTGCTGGCACTGACCAGATCGCCGGTCAGGACGGTGGTGACCAGGGTCAGGCCCAGCGCCTGATACACACCCGCCAGCCCGTGCCGGTGGGTCACGTGCCCGGTCTCGTGGGCCAGCACGCCCATGAGCTCGCGGTCGCTGCGGGCCAGGGCGACCAGCTGGTCGGTCATGACCACCGTGCCGCCCGGCAGCGCGAAGGCGTTGGGGCCGATGCCGCTCCCTATGCCGCCGCTCTGTCCTGCCGGCTCGCCGTCGCGCAGCAGCAGGCGGTAGGGGTAGCCGCCGCCCGCCCAGGCGGTGACCGCGCGGAACTCCTGCTGAAGCTGGGCCTGCCGCGCCGCACTCAGGCGGCTGGGGCCGACATAGTCGCCGCTGGACAGCACCTTCAGGGTCTCGCGGTCGAAGGAGGCCAGCACGCTGCGGGGCGTGACCGCCGCCGCCTGCCGGCTCATCGCCGGAATCCCGAACACCACGAACAGGGCCACGGCCGCGGCGGCCAGCCCCAGGGCGGCGAGCGCCGTGCCCCAGCGCTGCTCCAGCCAGCGCACCCCGCCCAGCGCGCGGTTGCGGCCTGCCCGCCGCTCCCACGCGCTGATCGCCGGGTCGTCGGTCGTCTCGAAGCGGCCGCCGTCCGGGAACTTCAGGGAGCGCCGCACGCCCGGAATGGGCGGGTCAAGGCTGATCTCGGTGCTGGCCCAGCTGCGGTTCAGGCCCAGGTCGGGCACGGTCAGGGCCACGCCCTGGGGGCCCAGGTGCAGGGTCGCGGCGTGGTCTCTGGAGCTGCGGCCATCGAAGTACACGCCCGCCACCGGGGGAGACGTATCCTCCAGCCCCGCCGGGGTCATCAGAAGCCCACCTGGATGTCCAGCAGTTCGGAGGCCGCCTCGCCCAGCGCGGATTCACGCTGCAGGGCCCCGGCCGCGAAGTCGTCCAGCGGGGCGATGGCACGCACCTGAATCCCCTCCAGCACGTAGCGCGAGCGGCGGATGGCGGCCCAGGGCGTCGCCAGTCCCAGCGTGAGCACGGTCACGACCGCGTTCGAGACGCCGATCCAGACCAGCCGCCAGGAACTGAAGGTGGCCCGCGTGCGAACCACGCCGCCCAGTTCGCCGTGGTCGAGCACGTATTTCATGGTGGCGCCGCGGATGTACTGCCACACCACCGTGTACAGCAGGATGAAGGCCACGTAGCCCACGATCAGCGCCGGCAGCAGGGTGCCTGGGTCGAGCGTCTCGACCGAGAGCGCGCCGCGCCCGAACGAGGCGAAGGCCACGGCCGCCAGGGGCAGCAATACCAGCAGGCCCGCCCCGATCGCGATGCCCACCGCCGTCACGGCGATGATGTAGAAGGGGGCCACGTCCCCCCGGAAGTGGCCGCGCGCCGTGCCGTAGGCCACGTGGTCGAGCTGGTAGCGCCGCTGCATGAACCACGCCCAGGGCAGCGCGAACAGGCCCCCGATGCCCCCGATCACGTTCGCCACGCCGTAGGCCACGTAGGAGTCGCGCACGGTGCCGCCGAACCCGAAGGGCAGCCCCCGGTGCAGGGTGTTGGCTGCCTGGAAGCGCAGCGACTGGCGCACCAGCCAGGGATAGAGCCCCACGTAGAGCAGCAGCAGCGGCCCGGCCAGCCAGTAGTACTCGAACTGTGCCGAGAGCGAATACGCCACGAACAGCGCCCCGACCAGCAGGTAGCCGCGCAGCAGCGCGACCGGGTTGGCGCGGTACTCGAAATTCTGCCCGTCCAGCCAGGTGTGGCCGTAGAAGTACTG
It encodes:
- a CDS encoding FeoA family protein; the protein is MDERTLDQLSTGETAHVLGLDPRHPLRRRLLELGFVRGAPVTVVRRAPLGDPMELRVNGTDLALRQADLRGIRVRV
- a CDS encoding YjgN family protein, yielding MTEYPVTFTGTAGEYFRLWIVNVALTLLTLGIYLPWARVRTRQYFYGHTWLDGQNFEYRANPVALLRGYLLVGALFVAYSLSAQFEYYWLAGPLLLLYVGLYPWLVRQSLRFQAANTLHRGLPFGFGGTVRDSYVAYGVANVIGGIGGLFALPWAWFMQRRYQLDHVAYGTARGHFRGDVAPFYIIAVTAVGIAIGAGLLVLLPLAAVAFASFGRGALSVETLDPGTLLPALIVGYVAFILLYTVVWQYIRGATMKYVLDHGELGGVVRTRATFSSWRLVWIGVSNAVVTVLTLGLATPWAAIRRSRYVLEGIQVRAIAPLDDFAAGALQRESALGEAASELLDIQVGF
- a CDS encoding NADPH-dependent FMN reductase is translated as MKFTVISTSLDPESRSAWMCALAAGQLRAQGHEVTSLDLRATPLPPFDNVQGPGGCYEHPHAALYHAAIAGADGVLLGVPVYTWGLGSGVKALVELTGSSDVERGLHGAWFDRPVTFLVSGGLDHGYLSHGAFAFGLMTDFRCVVNPHFVYATSAHWDAPEVPGEWLAARLERTVDRATDLSARLRGRDYRSVWEI
- the feoB gene encoding ferrous iron transport protein B; the encoded protein is MSAPALPTPLGQSLMPDEAACLDTLTRLQAAREPRIVVVGNPNVGKTTLINAVAGTHLKVGNWGGVTIEKREAHLKHGGRSVYLLDLPGAYSLSPHTPEELVARTALLDEAPDAVLNVLDAGNLERNLYLTLQLMDFQLPVAVALNLVDEARDKGLSVDARALARGLGVPVVETVASRGQGTAEVLSGVLGRASLGIGVRYPAPIEAAVADLMARMGALPTLPPHAHRYLALALLEGDPSVRGRLAATGHQGLLGSADAHLAALETGGQDALIEIAEARYARAGDLARLAVPRAQARRTFSERLDSLALHPLLGIPLFLALVLLVFRLTFSVASPFVGLIGGPLQDTLSGWASALLSWFPLGRDLVVGAIIPGVGTVLSFLPTLLVLYLAMSFLEDSGYMARAAFLMDRVMRGIGLDGRAFIPLILGFGCNVPAVSATRTLERHSDRVLVGMILPFMSCSARLPVYVVFAAALFPRQGSVLVWALYVLGMLVAFAFALGLRRTALKVEGGGVLLELPPYRFPAWKVLWKHAWRRTASFARRARTTVMATVAVVWVLLAIPVVQGKGFATVAPQDSLFGTVSQAMSPLFAPLGFGNWQATGALVPGFIAKEVVVGTLGQIYLGEQAAAPAPLGVLEGARQALGATWDAVRASLQAIPTVIALPSLGTDTTADAKTPLASALAQAFTPASGLAYLVFVLLYTPCIATVGALAQEYGRRVAWITVAYQLVTAWVAAFVVYQLALRLL
- a CDS encoding M48 family metallopeptidase → MTPAGLEDTSPPVAGVYFDGRSSRDHAATLHLGPQGVALTVPDLGLNRSWASTEISLDPPIPGVRRSLKFPDGGRFETTDDPAISAWERRAGRNRALGGVRWLEQRWGTALAALGLAAAAVALFVVFGIPAMSRQAAAVTPRSVLASFDRETLKVLSSGDYVGPSRLSAARQAQLQQEFRAVTAWAGGGYPYRLLLRDGEPAGQSGGIGSGIGPNAFALPGGTVVMTDQLVALARSDRELMGVLAHETGHVTHRHGLAGVYQALGLTLVTTVLTGDLVSASTFAAAVPAALLRGGYSRAAETQSDEVAGRYLLLKYGTTRPLRDILGRLEKERGDGEAQKPSVFDLLQSHPGTPQRIAHLKAIEDEGGAGK
- a CDS encoding MarR family transcriptional regulator, which encodes MTAAPLAMILRAVAGGPRTPAELARALDSSEDALSGMLQTLHTGGYVQEAQPEQEGCACGPCALKSLCRNADSPAPSLTLLKLTARGEVYLGRQRSSSRT
- a CDS encoding RluA family pseudouridine synthase: MTPPERPHIVLEHPDFYVVHKPARWLTHPVRSAFPVPDVVSFMQQETGEEGLSPPHRLDRETSGAQVLSRDTDAARRFFTLFKTHLVGKTYQAIVHGQPTWDDFVLDAPLGELGLGGANRILIRQAVVPDGRPAVTHFRVLSRRAGHTLIEAYPRSGRLHQIRAHLAHLGLPMVGDKIYGRDPAVFLDFMQTGQTPELTARLGLDRQALHASRLAFPWDGAQVVAEVELPEDLRAYWEGLA
- a CDS encoding type II toxin-antitoxin system PemK/MazF family toxin, which produces MRRGDLYAVNFEPSVSGEPARTRPAVILTNNLANESLPHLVVAPITSNVSREYPFDVMLPAGSCGLPESSRVQLNYIRGLNRTRIGAYLGSLTPTQLADLDRRLKVHLGLS